A region of Paractinoplanes abujensis DNA encodes the following proteins:
- a CDS encoding ABC transporter permease, with protein sequence MSVLRTQLRGVARRPSRLLLTGLAVLVVSFVVYATVLAQQITERSVLNGLSGTPEAAGVVVQNGTVTSAELAAVSKIPGVEEAVGRVENGTQVGGEYLALLGDPGTGPLAMATVSEGRYPSRPGEIAVTPRTVERMGIKPGSTVNAQIRYDEDGKPLAPSKLTVVGVVQVRDDYGFQAYAPTSALLKLGGYDFLNRIEMRLAPGADATTVIDQVGAVLAKSKIPSEERPQVQDGATVRHEEAEAAAEEVNTIFAVIAMFVAIAVVAAGLVATSTFRIVFAQRMRQLALLRAVGAGRGPIVRALAVEGALTGLATGLTGVLIALGAGHLLPVVAGWFGKNISSPGFPVPAALLTVLLAVFLTVVAVLAPAVSASRVSPLEALRGSGTTGARRDIGKLRWATGIVLVLGAVLTAAYIVTNLPGRDDEDYRAQPMLFALVASGALAFFALVTLGPVLVRPVLALIGWPLRRSSPVGRLAAGGVGAAPRRAAAVSVVVALGVTLIAGTLVGGASLRELADRELAASVPADYEMLGVDEARVPVALAEQLKQRDELTDVTPYRRMEVKLGATDGLAVTDLKMSALPELEKLDLTAGSLADLGPGKVVLSGFGAGNSGKKVGDQIQLSAGRRTVSLTVVAQFAGDAPLHASAVVDPADLTKLGAPATFSGVLANAKAAGETGRTNGNRAIQDAQVAAGGKWRVDVLADQRDQLNDNVTMLLIIAVGLVGLTVIIAVVGVGTTTALSVVERVRESGVLRAVGLSRSGLRTMLTTESALYGAIGAVVGLALGIPYAWLAVKALGLNAPFSMPYGQLAIVFLVLVAMTALAGVLPARRAAKVSPVAALGSE encoded by the coding sequence ATGAGTGTGCTGCGCACCCAGCTCCGCGGCGTCGCCCGCCGCCCGTCCCGCCTGCTGCTGACCGGTCTGGCCGTGCTGGTCGTCTCGTTCGTCGTGTACGCCACGGTGCTCGCGCAGCAGATCACCGAGCGCAGCGTGCTCAACGGCCTCAGCGGCACCCCCGAGGCGGCCGGCGTGGTCGTGCAGAACGGCACTGTCACCTCGGCCGAGCTGGCCGCCGTCAGCAAGATCCCCGGCGTCGAGGAGGCGGTCGGCCGCGTCGAGAACGGCACCCAGGTCGGCGGCGAGTATCTGGCCCTGCTCGGCGACCCCGGCACCGGCCCGCTGGCCATGGCCACGGTGAGCGAGGGGCGCTATCCGTCCCGGCCGGGCGAGATCGCGGTCACCCCGCGCACGGTCGAGCGGATGGGCATCAAACCCGGCAGCACCGTGAACGCGCAGATCCGCTACGACGAGGACGGCAAACCCCTGGCGCCGTCCAAGCTCACGGTGGTGGGCGTGGTGCAGGTCCGCGACGACTACGGCTTCCAGGCGTACGCACCCACGAGCGCGCTCCTGAAGCTGGGCGGCTACGACTTCCTCAACCGGATCGAGATGCGCCTGGCCCCCGGCGCCGACGCGACCACGGTGATCGACCAGGTCGGCGCGGTCCTCGCGAAGTCCAAGATCCCGTCGGAGGAGCGGCCCCAGGTGCAGGACGGCGCCACCGTGCGGCACGAGGAGGCCGAGGCGGCCGCGGAAGAGGTCAACACGATCTTCGCGGTGATCGCCATGTTCGTCGCGATCGCCGTGGTGGCCGCGGGCCTGGTCGCCACGTCCACGTTCCGCATCGTGTTCGCCCAGCGGATGCGCCAGCTGGCGCTGCTGCGGGCGGTCGGCGCAGGCCGCGGCCCCATCGTCCGGGCCCTGGCCGTCGAGGGTGCCCTGACCGGCCTGGCCACGGGTCTGACGGGCGTGCTGATCGCGCTCGGCGCGGGTCATCTGCTCCCGGTCGTGGCGGGCTGGTTCGGCAAGAACATCTCCTCGCCCGGCTTCCCGGTCCCGGCCGCGCTGCTCACCGTGCTGCTCGCCGTCTTCCTGACGGTCGTGGCCGTGCTCGCCCCGGCCGTCTCGGCGTCGCGGGTGTCGCCGCTGGAGGCCCTGCGCGGCTCCGGCACCACCGGCGCCCGCCGCGACATCGGCAAGCTGCGCTGGGCCACCGGCATCGTGCTCGTCCTGGGGGCCGTGCTCACGGCCGCCTACATCGTCACGAACCTGCCCGGCCGCGACGACGAGGACTACCGGGCCCAGCCCATGCTGTTCGCGCTGGTCGCCTCGGGCGCGCTGGCCTTCTTCGCGCTCGTCACGCTGGGCCCGGTGCTGGTGCGGCCGGTGCTCGCGCTGATCGGCTGGCCGCTGCGCCGGTCGAGCCCGGTGGGCCGGCTGGCCGCCGGGGGAGTGGGCGCCGCCCCGCGCCGGGCCGCCGCCGTCTCGGTCGTGGTCGCGCTCGGGGTCACGCTGATCGCGGGCACGCTGGTCGGCGGGGCGTCGCTGCGGGAACTGGCCGACCGTGAGCTGGCCGCGTCGGTGCCCGCCGACTACGAGATGCTCGGCGTCGACGAGGCCCGGGTCCCGGTGGCGCTGGCCGAGCAGCTCAAGCAGCGCGACGAGCTCACCGACGTCACCCCGTACCGGCGGATGGAGGTCAAGCTGGGCGCGACCGACGGCTTGGCCGTGACCGACCTCAAGATGTCGGCGCTGCCCGAACTGGAGAAGCTCGATCTCACCGCGGGTTCGCTGGCCGACCTGGGCCCGGGCAAGGTGGTGCTCTCCGGTTTCGGCGCCGGCAACAGCGGCAAGAAGGTCGGCGACCAGATCCAGCTGTCGGCGGGCCGGCGCACCGTCAGCCTGACGGTGGTGGCTCAGTTCGCCGGGGACGCGCCGCTGCACGCCTCGGCCGTGGTCGACCCGGCCGACCTGACCAAGCTGGGCGCCCCGGCCACGTTCTCGGGGGTGCTGGCCAACGCCAAGGCGGCCGGCGAGACCGGGCGCACCAACGGCAACCGGGCGATCCAGGACGCGCAGGTCGCGGCGGGCGGCAAGTGGCGGGTCGACGTGCTGGCCGATCAGCGTGACCAGCTCAACGACAACGTCACCATGCTGCTGATCATCGCGGTCGGCCTGGTCGGGCTGACCGTGATCATCGCGGTGGTCGGGGTGGGCACGACGACCGCGCTGTCGGTGGTCGAGCGGGTCCGCGAATCCGGGGTGCTGCGCGCGGTCGGCCTCTCGCGGAGCGGCCTGCGCACGATGCTGACGACGGAGTCCGCGCTCTACGGGGCGATCGGCGCCGTGGTCGGGCTGGCCCTGGGAATCCCGTACGCCTGGCTGGCCGTCAAGGCACTCGGCCTGAACGCGCCCTTCTCGATGCCGTACGGGCAGCTGGCGATCGTGTTCCTCGTCCTCGTCGCGATGACCGCGCTGGCCGGGGTGCTGCCCGCCCGCCGCGCGGCCAAGGTGAGCCCGGTGGCGGCCCTGGGTTCGGAGTAA
- a CDS encoding response regulator, giving the protein MIRVLIADDQAMVRTGFGMIIGAQPDMEVVGEASDGVEAVAMARKLKPDVALLDIRMPKMDGLEALRLLSGPGVTDPVKVVVVTTFDLDEYVHQALRNGAAGFLLKDSGPALLVEAVRAAVSGDALISPSITVRLLEHLSPPAPTNDDGGLSPRELDVVRLAAKGLTNAEIASQLFISIGTVKTHVGSVMTKINARNRVEIAAWAWERRLLG; this is encoded by the coding sequence ATGATCCGCGTACTGATCGCCGACGACCAGGCCATGGTCCGTACGGGCTTCGGCATGATCATCGGCGCGCAGCCCGACATGGAGGTCGTCGGCGAGGCCAGCGACGGGGTCGAAGCCGTGGCCATGGCCCGCAAACTCAAGCCGGACGTGGCCCTGCTCGACATCCGCATGCCCAAGATGGACGGCCTGGAAGCGCTGCGCCTGCTCTCCGGCCCCGGCGTCACCGACCCCGTCAAAGTGGTCGTGGTAACCACCTTCGACCTGGACGAGTACGTCCATCAGGCCCTCCGCAACGGCGCGGCCGGCTTCCTGCTGAAGGACTCGGGCCCGGCCCTGCTGGTCGAGGCGGTCCGGGCCGCCGTCTCGGGCGACGCCCTGATCAGCCCCTCCATCACCGTGCGCCTGCTCGAACACCTCTCACCCCCCGCCCCCACCAACGACGACGGCGGCCTGTCCCCGCGCGAGCTGGACGTGGTGCGGCTGGCCGCCAAGGGGCTGACGAACGCCGAGATCGCGTCCCAGCTGTTCATCTCGATCGGCACCGTGAAGACCCACGTGGGCAGCGTCATGACGAAGATCAACGCCCGCAACCGGGTGGAGATCGCCGCCTGGGCCTGGGAACGCCGCCTCCTCGGCTGA
- a CDS encoding PilZ domain-containing protein produces MGAEAGPGTVTLPATGTPLFLVASEGTSLPSRLESADGDTFSADRPPGISGPLEAGQELDVFWATPHSRVVLTCRILDVEDPSRWRFQPVGPARPDNRRQFVRGGAGAAVQLRRGADGATAAAALLDISESGLRCWIDPALSFAPGDRLRATLWLGTGEVELDSEVHAVREARAGDVGRHLILTFTADPEQAHLIRQYVTAWEIGERRRTVRE; encoded by the coding sequence ATGGGTGCGGAAGCCGGCCCGGGGACCGTCACGCTGCCCGCGACGGGCACCCCGCTCTTTCTGGTCGCGTCGGAGGGCACGAGTCTGCCCTCCCGGCTGGAATCGGCCGACGGTGACACGTTCAGCGCCGATCGCCCACCGGGAATCAGCGGTCCGCTCGAGGCGGGTCAGGAACTCGACGTCTTCTGGGCCACGCCGCACTCCCGCGTCGTGCTGACGTGCCGGATCCTGGACGTGGAGGACCCGTCGCGCTGGCGGTTCCAGCCCGTCGGCCCGGCCCGGCCGGACAATCGCCGCCAGTTCGTGCGGGGCGGGGCCGGAGCGGCCGTTCAGCTGAGGCGCGGTGCGGACGGCGCGACCGCGGCCGCGGCGCTGCTGGACATCAGCGAGAGCGGACTCCGGTGCTGGATCGATCCGGCCCTGTCGTTCGCGCCGGGCGACCGGCTGCGGGCCACCCTGTGGCTGGGCACCGGCGAGGTCGAGCTCGACAGCGAGGTGCACGCCGTCCGGGAGGCCCGGGCCGGTGACGTGGGCCGGCACCTGATCCTCACCTTCACCGCCGACCCGGAGCAGGCCCACCTGATCCGCCAGTACGTGACGGCGTGGGAGATCGGCGAACGCCGCCGGACGGTCAGAGAGTGA
- a CDS encoding ABC transporter ATP-binding protein has product MLTQSVDTLAAVAAVDLVKVYGSGDTAVRALDGVTVGFARAQFTAIMGPSGSGKSTLMHCLAGLDTATSGQALLGGTDLTKQSDKVLTKVRRERIGFVFQAFNLLPQLTAAQNITLPLELSGRKPDPHLYAHLTETLGIGARLDHRPGELSGGQQQRVALARALMSRPEVVFADEPTGNLDSRSGAEVLLFLRNSVRELGQTIVMVTHDPGAAAYADRVVLLADGRVAGEIDRPDIASVTDALQSLAVAR; this is encoded by the coding sequence ATGCTGACGCAGAGCGTGGACACGTTGGCCGCGGTCGCCGCCGTGGATCTGGTCAAGGTCTACGGCAGCGGCGACACCGCGGTGCGGGCGCTCGACGGTGTGACCGTCGGGTTCGCCCGGGCCCAGTTCACCGCGATCATGGGGCCGTCCGGGTCGGGCAAGTCCACCCTGATGCACTGCCTGGCCGGGCTGGACACGGCCACCTCGGGGCAGGCCCTGCTGGGCGGCACCGACCTGACCAAGCAGAGCGACAAGGTGCTGACCAAGGTGCGCCGCGAGCGGATCGGGTTCGTGTTCCAGGCGTTCAACCTGCTGCCGCAGCTGACCGCGGCGCAGAACATCACGCTGCCGCTCGAGCTGTCCGGCCGTAAACCCGACCCCCACCTGTACGCCCACCTGACCGAGACGCTGGGCATCGGGGCCCGCCTCGACCACCGCCCGGGCGAACTGTCGGGCGGCCAGCAGCAGCGTGTGGCCCTGGCCCGGGCGTTGATGTCGCGGCCCGAGGTCGTGTTCGCCGACGAGCCCACCGGCAACCTGGATTCCCGCTCCGGCGCCGAGGTGCTGCTGTTCCTGCGCAACTCCGTCCGGGAACTGGGGCAGACGATCGTCATGGTGACCCACGACCCGGGCGCCGCCGCGTACGCGGACCGGGTCGTGCTGCTGGCCGACGGCCGGGTCGCGGGCGAGATCGACCGCCCCGACATCGCCTCGGTCACCGACGCCCTGCAGAGCCTGGCGGTCGCACGATGA
- a CDS encoding DUF4232 domain-containing protein, which produces MRGLRWIGALLAVPLMAACTEPWRAPGALMPSASPATSVPVPPTVVPGQAVAVEAVSACSVIGLLVTAERGEAAMGYREMVLTVRNCGSKPYVVKGRPEIVVLDEDGRPLRIDVVPSVHWTAAPGEKVLKPGTSAISVLSWRNTVTDVGGGSDTGESLAVAVSAGRTRQFVSLPSSLDLGNTRRLEAGAWF; this is translated from the coding sequence GTGCGGGGACTGCGATGGATCGGTGCGTTGCTGGCTGTGCCGCTGATGGCCGCGTGCACGGAGCCGTGGCGGGCGCCCGGTGCGCTGATGCCGTCGGCTTCACCGGCAACCAGTGTCCCGGTCCCGCCGACGGTCGTTCCGGGTCAGGCGGTGGCGGTCGAGGCGGTGTCCGCGTGTTCGGTGATCGGCCTGCTCGTCACGGCGGAGCGCGGGGAGGCGGCGATGGGCTACCGGGAGATGGTGCTCACCGTTCGCAACTGCGGCTCCAAGCCGTACGTGGTGAAGGGACGGCCGGAAATCGTCGTGCTCGACGAGGACGGGCGGCCGTTGCGGATCGACGTCGTGCCGAGCGTGCACTGGACCGCGGCCCCCGGAGAGAAGGTGCTGAAGCCGGGCACCAGCGCGATCTCCGTGCTGTCCTGGCGTAACACCGTCACCGACGTCGGCGGCGGGTCGGACACCGGGGAGTCGCTGGCGGTGGCCGTGTCGGCGGGGAGGACCCGCCAGTTCGTGTCGCTGCCGTCGTCGCTCGACCTGGGCAACACCCGGCGGCTCGAGGCCGGGGCCTGGTTCTGA
- a CDS encoding GNAT family N-acetyltransferase: protein MNEFWPLFGLRLAFRDVVLRPMREADLPHLAAVLPDDVGHDPRLTLFDSQSFAENERRLFCQGYWRSLGTWDPASWVLHFVVERGGEAVGVQTLEGENFPVLRTVDSASWLVPPARGQGVGVAMRTAMLQFAFGELGAAAAITSATVTNAASLGVSRRVGYTENGVSHIVDTGGDVVELQHFRLKAADWPGAEVEVTGFASCRPWFGTAD, encoded by the coding sequence GTGAACGAGTTCTGGCCCCTGTTCGGGCTCCGGCTGGCCTTCCGTGACGTGGTGCTGCGGCCGATGCGCGAGGCCGACCTGCCGCACCTGGCCGCGGTGCTGCCGGACGACGTCGGGCACGACCCGCGGCTGACGTTGTTCGATTCGCAGAGTTTCGCCGAGAACGAGCGCCGGCTGTTCTGCCAGGGCTACTGGAGGTCGCTGGGCACGTGGGATCCGGCGTCCTGGGTGCTGCACTTCGTGGTCGAACGGGGCGGCGAAGCCGTGGGCGTGCAGACGCTGGAGGGCGAGAACTTCCCGGTCCTGCGTACGGTCGATTCGGCGTCGTGGCTGGTGCCCCCGGCCCGCGGTCAAGGCGTGGGCGTGGCCATGCGTACGGCGATGCTGCAGTTCGCGTTCGGCGAGCTGGGCGCGGCCGCCGCGATCACCTCGGCCACGGTCACGAACGCCGCCTCGCTCGGGGTGTCCCGCCGCGTGGGCTACACCGAGAACGGGGTCAGCCACATCGTCGACACCGGCGGCGACGTGGTCGAACTGCAGCATTTCCGGTTGAAAGCCGCCGACTGGCCGGGCGCGGAGGTGGAAGTGACCGGATTCGCTTCCTGCCGCCCCTGGTTCGGGACAGCGGACTGA
- a CDS encoding sensor histidine kinase, whose amino-acid sequence MQNNSNRMVLRRIAQLAALGAMALLGIFDVAQGLLRDSELLGLIRVLLAIAAAAVWLPVHRPRSTRLPKTAMAVGGVSLLATLASGALAASDGGYGTSWGLAESAALLGVCYVVARHSTAGLGFTALIVVGAAVSFMPLRAGQDAAYVIFGLIQALAAAAAIGLGIYLRIIESSRQRAFDAVRAEQRAEFARDLHDFIAHHVTGIVVQAQGAKFIAEQDPQRVLQALDQIEQAGAETMASMRRMVGVLRDPESKPDAPLAPVAGVHDLGTLIEQFNAAGSIKARMHLDGALDGLPVELSTSAYRVVMEALTNVRQHAPAAGAADIWIRRTPEWLLVRVANDGVVPARTPAPRDRPGYGLVGLTERVRAVGGRISAMPGIEGGWVVDAAFPIDPRTSS is encoded by the coding sequence ATGCAGAACAACTCGAACCGGATGGTGCTGCGCCGCATCGCCCAGCTGGCCGCGCTGGGCGCGATGGCGCTGCTCGGCATCTTCGACGTCGCCCAGGGCCTGCTGCGCGACTCCGAACTGCTGGGCCTGATCAGGGTTCTCCTCGCGATCGCGGCGGCCGCGGTCTGGCTGCCGGTGCACCGGCCCCGCTCGACCCGGCTGCCCAAGACGGCCATGGCCGTGGGCGGCGTCTCGCTGCTGGCCACCCTGGCCTCGGGGGCGCTGGCGGCGTCGGACGGCGGGTACGGCACGAGCTGGGGTCTCGCCGAGTCGGCGGCGCTGCTGGGCGTCTGCTACGTGGTGGCCCGGCACTCCACCGCCGGTCTGGGGTTCACCGCGCTCATCGTGGTCGGGGCCGCGGTCAGCTTCATGCCGTTGCGGGCCGGGCAGGACGCCGCGTACGTCATCTTCGGCCTGATCCAGGCTCTGGCCGCCGCGGCCGCCATCGGGCTCGGGATCTACCTGCGCATCATCGAGAGCTCCCGGCAGCGGGCGTTCGACGCCGTACGGGCCGAGCAGCGCGCCGAGTTCGCGCGGGACCTGCACGACTTCATCGCCCACCACGTGACCGGCATCGTCGTCCAGGCCCAGGGCGCGAAATTCATCGCCGAGCAGGACCCGCAACGGGTTCTGCAGGCCCTCGACCAGATCGAACAGGCCGGGGCCGAGACCATGGCGTCGATGCGGCGCATGGTGGGCGTGCTGCGCGACCCCGAGTCGAAGCCCGACGCGCCGCTGGCCCCCGTGGCCGGGGTGCACGACCTCGGCACGCTGATCGAACAGTTCAACGCGGCGGGCAGCATCAAAGCCCGGATGCACCTGGACGGCGCGCTCGACGGGCTGCCCGTCGAACTTTCCACCTCGGCCTACCGGGTGGTGATGGAGGCGCTGACCAACGTGCGCCAGCACGCCCCCGCCGCCGGCGCCGCCGACATCTGGATCCGGCGTACGCCCGAGTGGCTGCTGGTGCGGGTGGCCAACGACGGCGTGGTTCCGGCCCGCACGCCCGCGCCGCGTGATCGTCCGGGGTACGGTCTCGTGGGCCTGACCGAACGGGTCCGCGCGGTCGGCGGCCGCATCTCGGCCATGCCCGGCATCGAGGGCGGCTGGGTCGTCGACGCCGCGTTCCCGATCGACCCGAGGACGAGCTCATGA
- a CDS encoding GNAT family N-acetyltransferase: MPVLIPPTVTLHESWLAARDEWPPGAHMDGHGVRETDDVDSAHGFATWVADLHAQADPAIPPVPGWVHCTYRWIVEDDAYLGSIALRHTLNTMLFEAGGHIGYGIRPSARRRGLASWALTQTLDTARAMGLDRVLISCNPANVASARVIESHGGVHEDTRTAGAHTVKRYWITL; this comes from the coding sequence ATGCCCGTGCTGATCCCGCCCACCGTCACCCTGCACGAGTCCTGGCTCGCGGCCCGCGACGAGTGGCCGCCCGGGGCCCACATGGACGGCCACGGCGTACGGGAAACCGACGACGTCGACTCCGCGCACGGCTTCGCGACCTGGGTGGCCGACCTGCACGCCCAGGCCGACCCGGCGATCCCGCCCGTGCCCGGCTGGGTGCACTGCACCTACCGCTGGATCGTCGAGGACGACGCATACCTGGGGTCGATCGCGCTGCGGCACACGCTCAACACGATGCTGTTCGAGGCGGGCGGGCACATCGGCTACGGCATCCGTCCCTCGGCCCGCCGCCGGGGTCTGGCCTCGTGGGCGCTGACGCAGACTCTGGACACGGCCCGGGCGATGGGCCTGGACCGCGTGCTGATCAGCTGCAACCCGGCCAACGTGGCCTCGGCCCGCGTGATCGAGTCCCACGGCGGCGTCCACGAGGACACCCGTACGGCCGGCGCGCACACGGTCAAGCGCTACTGGATCACTCTCTGA